A single Crateriforma conspicua DNA region contains:
- a CDS encoding DUF1559 domain-containing protein, with translation MQRRHHGFTLVELLVVIAIIGVLVGLLLPAVQSAREAARRMSCSNNAKQIGLALHNYHSAFKQFPVHRAGTTGKKGYNANWNDMVNADDGSRNTHNFRRLSMLVGLLPFIEQQPLWDTISNPVAVQFNGNPAPNGAYPAMGPVPWKGQYTPHRTIVPAFQCPSDAGPPVTFGTTNYAACIGDVAFGIGWANPPKEVKRGMFLSSQIRRFRDVVDGTANTIAIGEITNSLGDRGITSGGAYDIGGSVYLNPQECLDTKDPLRPKFFAPGVLLLGYSGNLGKGGNAGRGNRWMDGGSNFTTMATILAPNSPSCAQVAGDAGDGVWSAGSYHPGGIHVVMGDGSVHFVSEAIDAGDPTVPTVFNGNNNNPAGSPAGIASPYGVWGGLGTTNGREQVSVDDI, from the coding sequence ATGCAACGAAGGCACCATGGATTCACCCTGGTGGAGCTGTTGGTCGTGATCGCGATCATCGGCGTCCTGGTTGGTCTGCTTTTGCCCGCCGTTCAATCGGCACGCGAAGCCGCCCGCCGCATGTCGTGCAGCAACAACGCCAAACAAATCGGCTTGGCGCTGCACAATTATCACAGTGCGTTCAAGCAATTCCCCGTCCACCGCGCCGGCACGACGGGAAAGAAGGGCTACAACGCCAATTGGAACGATATGGTCAATGCCGACGACGGCAGCCGTAACACTCACAATTTCCGCCGGCTCAGCATGCTGGTCGGCCTGTTGCCGTTCATCGAACAGCAGCCTCTGTGGGACACCATCAGCAATCCGGTTGCGGTCCAGTTCAACGGCAATCCGGCGCCCAACGGTGCCTACCCGGCAATGGGGCCGGTGCCTTGGAAAGGCCAGTACACGCCGCACCGGACGATTGTTCCCGCCTTCCAATGCCCCAGCGACGCGGGTCCGCCGGTGACGTTCGGCACGACCAACTATGCCGCATGTATCGGCGACGTCGCGTTCGGCATCGGCTGGGCGAACCCGCCCAAGGAAGTCAAACGCGGGATGTTCTTGTCCAGTCAGATTCGACGTTTCCGTGACGTCGTCGATGGGACGGCCAACACGATCGCGATCGGTGAAATCACCAACAGCCTTGGCGACCGTGGCATCACCAGCGGGGGCGCCTACGACATCGGCGGCAGCGTGTATTTGAATCCGCAAGAGTGCTTGGACACCAAGGACCCGTTGCGGCCCAAATTCTTTGCACCCGGCGTGTTGTTGTTGGGTTACAGCGGCAACCTTGGCAAAGGCGGCAACGCGGGACGCGGGAACCGTTGGATGGACGGCGGCAGCAACTTCACCACGATGGCCACGATCCTGGCGCCCAACAGTCCGTCGTGTGCCCAGGTCGCCGGTGACGCGGGCGATGGGGTATGGAGCGCCGGCAGTTATCACCCCGGTGGCATTCACGTCGTGATGGGGGACGGTTCGGTTCACTTCGTCAGCGAAGCCATCGACGCGGGCGACCCGACGGTGCCGACCGTGTTCAACGGTAACAACAACAATCCGGCGGGTTCGCCGGCCGGTATCGCCAGCCCCTACGGCGTTTGGGGCGGCTTGGGAACGACTAACGGTCGCGAACAGGTCAGCGTCGACGACATCTAA